A portion of the Paenibacillus marchantiae genome contains these proteins:
- the priA gene encoding primosomal protein N', producing MEIAKVIVDVPVKETDRPFDYLVPESMREWIEIGSRVGVPFGHRTVQGFVIDLVPRTGTEKFKLKPIQELLDIVPPLSEDLVELAEWMSERYASNRILSLQVMVPTALKGKAERYISLGDALDGQMAGSASGEEVLFVWGEESTSEKVQQDIIRFVKSRGQVPLQQLSRKYPNHAALIKKLLLSGVLLESQAIKDKLNKKTMKSIDLAVDVAAAEEALNSFPAKAQRQKEVLAFLLEMKELLPMAMKELLSTLQVSAATVKGLEEKGLVVTEDVEVFRDPYQGRKFRATEPLNLTEEQQHVYNNINGRLQERRHGVFLLHGVTGSGKTEVYLQTIQRCIEQDRQAIVLVPEIALTPQMVERFKGRFGDQVAVMHSRLSGGERYDEWRKIREGQVKVAIGARSAVFAPFSRLGLIIMDEEHETSYKQEETPKYHARDVAVKRAQQHQAVVVLGSATPSLESYYAARSQSNDDFAPLLLEMPTRALGNKLPEVRIVDMREELKDGNRSMFSRALHKGLEERLERGEQTVLLLNRRGYSTFVMCRSCGYVAGCPECDISLTYHQRSNNLRCHYCGYAEAAPEVCPDCGSEHIRYFGTGTQRVEEELAKLFPGIRVIRMDVDTTSEKGSHEKLLKQFREKKADVLLGTQMVAKGLDFPDVTLVGVITADSALNLPDFRAAEKTFQLLTQVAGRAGRHQLPGEVFVQSYTPEHYSIGHASQHDYVSFVREELLHRRNLQYPPYCRLILVTFSHEQLPVLIRLAENYTRILKEKANAAGWLGSLDRFSNDAFDVLGPVASPIPRIKNRYRFQCMIKWRGDVDAIGLALATARRMDDDVQAQKLQISLDVDPQMLM from the coding sequence ATGGAGATCGCCAAGGTTATTGTCGATGTTCCTGTGAAGGAAACGGACCGGCCGTTTGATTATTTGGTGCCGGAATCCATGCGTGAATGGATTGAGATTGGCAGCAGGGTAGGTGTACCTTTTGGTCATCGGACGGTGCAGGGTTTCGTGATTGATCTGGTGCCTCGCACGGGTACGGAGAAATTCAAACTCAAACCGATTCAGGAATTGCTGGATATCGTTCCGCCGTTGTCAGAAGATTTGGTTGAATTGGCCGAATGGATGAGTGAACGTTATGCCAGCAACCGTATTTTGTCTTTGCAGGTGATGGTACCGACTGCGCTAAAAGGGAAAGCAGAACGGTATATCTCCCTTGGAGATGCGCTGGATGGACAAATGGCAGGTTCGGCGTCAGGCGAAGAAGTTCTTTTTGTGTGGGGAGAAGAGTCTACTTCAGAAAAGGTGCAGCAAGATATTATTCGTTTTGTGAAGAGTCGTGGGCAGGTTCCCTTACAACAACTGAGTCGTAAATACCCCAATCATGCTGCGCTGATCAAGAAGTTGCTGCTCAGTGGTGTCCTGCTGGAAAGTCAGGCGATTAAGGACAAGCTGAATAAAAAAACGATGAAATCCATTGATCTTGCTGTGGATGTAGCGGCTGCGGAAGAGGCATTGAATTCATTCCCGGCAAAGGCACAACGGCAGAAGGAAGTTTTGGCTTTCTTGCTGGAAATGAAAGAACTGTTGCCGATGGCGATGAAAGAATTACTGTCCACACTTCAGGTATCAGCGGCTACAGTCAAAGGTCTGGAGGAGAAAGGGCTGGTTGTAACGGAGGACGTCGAAGTCTTTCGTGACCCTTATCAAGGCCGTAAGTTCCGTGCGACCGAGCCATTGAATCTGACCGAAGAGCAGCAGCATGTCTATAACAATATTAATGGTCGATTGCAGGAAAGGCGCCATGGCGTCTTTTTGCTTCATGGTGTAACAGGCAGTGGTAAGACGGAAGTATACCTCCAGACCATTCAGCGCTGTATTGAACAGGATCGACAGGCAATTGTGCTTGTACCCGAGATTGCATTGACCCCGCAGATGGTTGAGCGTTTTAAAGGACGTTTTGGTGATCAGGTTGCTGTGATGCACAGTCGTCTGTCTGGTGGAGAGCGTTATGATGAGTGGCGCAAAATTCGGGAAGGTCAGGTGAAAGTTGCCATTGGCGCCCGTTCAGCAGTCTTTGCTCCGTTTAGTCGTCTTGGTCTGATCATTATGGACGAGGAGCACGAGACTTCATATAAACAGGAAGAAACCCCGAAATATCATGCCCGTGATGTAGCGGTAAAAAGAGCACAGCAGCATCAGGCGGTCGTTGTCCTGGGTTCAGCGACACCTTCGCTGGAAAGTTACTATGCTGCCCGTTCACAGAGCAATGATGATTTTGCACCACTTTTGTTGGAGATGCCTACCCGCGCACTTGGTAATAAGCTGCCGGAGGTACGGATTGTTGATATGCGCGAAGAGTTGAAGGACGGAAATCGCTCGATGTTCAGCCGCGCCTTGCACAAAGGATTGGAAGAGCGGTTGGAACGCGGGGAACAGACCGTGCTTCTGCTGAATCGACGTGGCTATTCCACCTTTGTGATGTGTCGCAGTTGTGGATACGTTGCAGGCTGTCCCGAGTGTGATATTTCATTAACCTATCATCAGCGCTCCAATAATCTTCGTTGTCACTATTGTGGATATGCGGAAGCAGCACCAGAAGTGTGCCCGGATTGCGGCAGTGAGCATATTCGATATTTCGGTACAGGTACGCAGCGGGTAGAGGAAGAATTGGCGAAGCTGTTCCCGGGTATTCGCGTCATTCGGATGGACGTGGATACAACGAGCGAAAAAGGTTCGCATGAGAAGTTGTTGAAGCAGTTTCGTGAGAAAAAGGCAGACGTATTGTTGGGTACCCAGATGGTTGCCAAAGGGCTTGATTTTCCTGATGTCACCTTGGTTGGAGTCATCACAGCAGACTCGGCACTTAATTTGCCAGATTTTCGGGCTGCCGAAAAAACATTTCAGCTGCTCACCCAGGTGGCGGGCCGTGCAGGTCGACATCAACTGCCGGGCGAGGTGTTCGTTCAGTCCTATACACCAGAGCACTATTCGATTGGGCATGCGAGCCAGCATGACTATGTTTCGTTTGTCCGGGAGGAATTATTGCATCGGCGCAATTTGCAGTACCCGCCTTACTGTCGCCTGATTTTGGTGACCTTCTCACATGAGCAGCTTCCGGTACTGATCCGGCTGGCTGAGAACTACACACGAATACTGAAAGAAAAGGCAAATGCTGCTGGCTGGTTAGGCAGTTTGGATCGTTTCAGCAATGATGCCTTTGACGTGCTTGGCCCGGTAGCCTCACCAATTCCTCGGATCAAGAATAGATACAGATTCCAATGTATGATAAAATGGCGGGGGGATGTCGACGCCATTGGACTGGCGCTCGCGACGGCCCGGCGCATGGACGACGATGTTCAGGCGCAAAAACTGCAAATTAGTCTGGATGTAGACCCGCAAATGTTAATGTGA
- the coaBC gene encoding bifunctional phosphopantothenoylcysteine decarboxylase/phosphopantothenate--cysteine ligase CoaBC: MLNGKKIVLGVTGGIAAYKAATLCSRLVQKGADVHVIMTNSAKQFITELTLQTLTRNVVYSDTFDEREPSVVSHIHLADMADLVLVAPATANVIAKMAHGMADDMLSTTLLATTAPVMIAPAMNVHMYDHPAVQHNMCLLTERGTMMIEPGEGQLACGYVGKGRLEEPETIVDVVERFFEQQESVKRERNEQLSLLSGKKVVVTAGGTIERIDPVRYITNDSSGKMGFAIAAAAHDLGADVTLVMGNTQVQPPANVQVIPVQSAQDMYDAVVSQWDNADIVVKAAAVADYRPKEVYTEKIKKKGDTLSLELIKNIDILETLGKQKSHQFLIGFAAETNSLEMYAREKLERKNCDLIVANDVTQAGAGFGTDTNAVHIYDREGLVEELQVVAKEEVARRLLSIAAERIAGRN; this comes from the coding sequence ATGTTGAACGGTAAAAAAATCGTGCTTGGTGTGACTGGCGGCATAGCCGCATACAAGGCGGCTACATTATGCAGCAGGCTGGTGCAAAAAGGAGCGGACGTTCATGTCATTATGACGAATTCCGCGAAACAGTTTATTACCGAATTAACGCTGCAAACCTTGACCCGAAATGTAGTATATAGTGATACATTTGATGAGCGGGAGCCTTCGGTCGTCTCGCATATTCATCTGGCTGATATGGCCGATCTTGTGTTGGTTGCTCCGGCAACAGCCAATGTGATTGCCAAAATGGCACATGGGATGGCAGATGATATGCTCTCAACAACCTTGCTTGCAACCACTGCTCCGGTGATGATTGCGCCAGCGATGAATGTACATATGTATGATCATCCGGCGGTACAGCATAATATGTGCCTGTTAACCGAGCGCGGAACCATGATGATTGAACCGGGTGAAGGTCAACTGGCATGTGGGTATGTGGGTAAAGGACGGTTGGAAGAACCAGAGACGATTGTCGATGTGGTGGAACGTTTTTTTGAACAGCAGGAATCTGTTAAACGGGAACGTAATGAACAGCTTTCTTTGTTGAGCGGGAAGAAGGTTGTGGTCACTGCAGGAGGTACCATAGAACGCATTGATCCGGTAAGGTACATTACCAATGATTCCTCAGGAAAAATGGGTTTTGCCATTGCAGCGGCAGCGCATGATCTGGGGGCAGATGTGACTTTGGTTATGGGGAATACCCAGGTTCAGCCACCGGCGAATGTACAGGTGATCCCGGTGCAGTCAGCGCAGGATATGTATGATGCGGTAGTAAGCCAATGGGATAATGCAGATATCGTGGTTAAGGCCGCAGCTGTTGCGGATTATCGCCCCAAGGAAGTGTACACAGAGAAAATCAAGAAGAAAGGCGATACATTATCGCTTGAACTTATTAAAAATATAGATATTCTTGAAACGCTGGGTAAGCAGAAGAGCCATCAATTTTTGATTGGCTTTGCTGCGGAGACAAATTCATTAGAAATGTATGCACGTGAGAAACTGGAACGGAAAAACTGTGATCTGATCGTAGCCAATGATGTCACCCAGGCGGGTGCCGGATTTGGAACAGATACCAATGCGGTGCACATCTATGACCGTGAAGGTTTGGTGGAAGAGCTTCAGGTGGTGGCCAAGGAAGAGGTGGCCCGCCGGTTGCTTTCGATTGCGGCGGAGCGCATTGCCGGGAGGAATTAA
- the rpoZ gene encoding DNA-directed RNA polymerase subunit omega, with the protein MLYPSIDEMMNKVDSKYSLVVAASRRARQLREGEKTDLRNARSHKQVGVALEEIYGDLLVVIKGQDEEEEE; encoded by the coding sequence ATGCTGTATCCTTCTATTGATGAAATGATGAACAAAGTCGACAGCAAGTATTCCCTTGTTGTTGCCGCTTCCCGCCGGGCAAGACAGCTTCGTGAAGGTGAGAAAACGGATTTGAGAAATGCCAGATCCCATAAACAGGTTGGCGTTGCACTTGAAGAAATTTATGGTGATCTGCTCGTTGTCATCAAAGGACAGGACGAAGAGGAAGAAGAGTAA
- the gmk gene encoding guanylate kinase, giving the protein MSKGLLVVLSGPSGVGKGTVCSALRKRVPELIYSVSATTRQPRLGEEHGVNYFFRSHEEFLNMIAEDQLLEHAEYVGNYYGTPRDFVEKTINEGRDIILEIEVQGALKVKEKFPEGIFVFLLPPSLDELKDRIQGRGTESQATIDHRMSVAVDEISLLEQYDYAVVNDEIDLACKRIESIIIAEHCKINK; this is encoded by the coding sequence ATGTCTAAGGGATTACTGGTAGTGTTGTCCGGCCCATCAGGGGTCGGGAAGGGTACAGTATGCAGCGCTTTGCGCAAACGGGTGCCGGAATTGATTTATTCTGTATCGGCAACGACTCGTCAGCCACGTCTGGGTGAGGAACATGGCGTCAATTATTTCTTCAGAAGCCATGAAGAATTCCTGAACATGATTGCTGAAGATCAATTGTTGGAACACGCAGAATATGTAGGGAACTACTACGGAACACCGCGTGATTTTGTGGAGAAAACGATTAACGAAGGCCGGGACATCATTCTTGAGATTGAAGTTCAAGGCGCGTTGAAAGTGAAAGAAAAGTTCCCGGAAGGGATCTTTGTATTTCTGTTGCCTCCTTCATTGGACGAGCTTAAAGATCGCATTCAGGGCCGTGGTACGGAAAGTCAGGCGACGATTGATCACCGGATGTCCGTCGCGGTAGATGAGATCAGTCTGCTGGAGCAGTACGATTACGCTGTCGTTAATGATGAAATTGATTTGGCGTGTAAACGAATAGAAAGCATCATTATCGCCGAACATTGTAAGATCAATAAATAA
- the remA gene encoding extracellular matrix/biofilm regulator RemA, whose protein sequence is MAIKLINIGFGNIVSANRIISIVSPESAPIKRIIQEARDRHMLIDATYGRRTRAVIITDSDHVILSAVQPETVAHRLSSKDDDNDE, encoded by the coding sequence ATGGCAATCAAACTCATTAACATTGGATTCGGTAACATCGTATCGGCGAACCGGATTATATCCATCGTGAGTCCGGAATCGGCGCCGATCAAGAGAATTATACAAGAGGCAAGAGACCGTCATATGCTGATAGACGCAACATACGGAAGACGTACTCGTGCCGTTATTATTACGGATAGCGATCATGTCATTCTGTCTGCGGTTCAGCCAGAAACGGTCGCCCATCGTCTTTCTTCGAAAGATGATGACAACGACGAATAA